DNA sequence from the Methanothermobacter sp. genome:
GGAACGGCACTCTTAAGGGGATCAAATGTCTCAGGGTTCTTAACCTCCATGCAAATCATGCTGACCTTTGAGTGGAGTGATGTGGGGAGTCTCAGTATCCTCTTGAGGTCAATTGTGACCTTGGCATCCACCATCTTCATGTTTATCCCTGCAATCCCGGCAACCAGCCGGGGGTAGACCCTTGGGCCTATCCTCCTCTTGAACTCCCCCCACCTGTCCTCAAGGAGGAGTTCCCTGTTCTTCACAACTTCACGGACCGTCCTTGCCGTGACATTCTCTATCCTCTCATCACCCCTCATGTGGAGGAAGACGTGCTTCGCCCTCTCTGTGAAGACCCTGTGGTACCCTAGGGGGATGGAGAAGTGTTCCATCTCATAGGATTCGCCGCTGTGTATGAATTTCCTCCTGGGCCTGCGTGCACCGGCGGTGTACCTCAGGATCTCAGCCCTCACCTCTGATCCAAGTTCCATGACCCCCGGGTCAAGGACCCTTATATGGTATCCCCTCCCCGAGTATACCACGTGCACGTCCCCCAGTCCCAGGTCACCCCTGAGGGTGTCAACCATCATGAGGACCAGTTCCCTTGCCTCATCAAGGCACGTTTCACAGACCCCCTCACAGTCACATGACCTCACAGGAAGGTCCTTGGCGTCCACGTCAAAGATGAGTTCAGATCGCTGCCATCCCCTCCTCTTACCCGGCTCCCTGTAGAATGCGACGGAGGAGTATGCTGCAAATGGGAACCTTGCCCTCATGAACCTTGAAAGGCGTTTCTCATCATCGAATACCCTGTACCTGTCGCTGGGGCCCCTGCCTGTGTGGTCAAATCCGAACTCCCTCATATGGATGTTCCTGGCTATGAATTCCGGGAGTTTCCTTACATCCCACTCTTCACGGTAGTACCTCTTCCTCTCAAGGGGTGTTGCGGCCTCAAAGATCCTATCAGTCCTCCCCTTCCTGTTCTGACTTCCCCCTGTGGAGCTCCCACCTCTTCCTGTTGTAGTAGGTGAGGGGGTTGGTGATCCTCCTGCAGAGCTCATCGGGTCTGCAGAGGTCGGGTAGGTGTATTTTGATCTTCTCGCAGCTCATGGGGGTGTACCATTTACTCTCACCCTCATGTTCGGGTTCCGGTTCATCATGAACCCCAAATCCCAGCTTCGCGGTTATGTTCAGCTTCTCCTGGGGGTCGTCCTCAAATAGGGGTGGTTCACACCTCTCTGCTGCCCCATATATTATGGGGAGTATCTCCTCCCTGATCACCCGCAGTTCAGGGTCAAGGTCTGAAACCTTAAGGGGTGTCCTGTCCCTGAAGACCGACGGGTATAACCTTGCATAGGATATGAATGAGGTGAGCAGGAGGACTATGGCGTCGTTCCTGTTACCGGACTTCACACCATCCAGGGTCCCCCTTATGCATGGGGGGAATGCATCCGGGACGAGTTTACCTGGCCCTGCAGATTTAACCGGCCCGCCCCTGAATGATGTGACCTCATTAACAGTCTCCCTTATCCTTTCTGCTGTTTCAAGGATGATGGGGTGGGGTTCCACTGTGGAGCTCATCTCAGCGACCCTCTCAATGTATTCCTCAGTCTTCTGCATTATTATACGGGATATCATTGTCTCCTTGAGTTCCAGACCCACAAGTGCCTCGTAGAGACTCCTGGGGTCCCTGTCAGTTATCAGATCCTGGAATGTCATGAGGAATTCATCCTCATCAATCACCACCCTCCCCCTGTGGAGTATGAGGTCCGTGAGCCTCAGCTTACCTGATCCGATGAGTTCTGATAGTTCCATCCAGCTGGTTCCTTCGGATCCAAGTTCAATGAGGACTTCCTCGATTATCTCATCCCTTTCACCTCCAAGGATCCTGAAGCGGTCCTCCACAAGGGCCCCTGTAGATTCAACAACCAGTCTTACCTCCCTCGACCCCCTTCTGAAACCTGCCCCTGCCGCCTGTGCAAGGACATAGAATGCAATTACATCGTACTCCTCTATTTCGGGGTTCATGAGGTATGCGTAGTCCCCATGGTCAAAACCCCTCCTCTGCCGCCTGAGGTACCATTCCAGTCTCTTGATGGCAAGGTCACCTATGCTCCCCGGGAGTAGTGAATTGTCATCAAGGTTCTGGCCCCTTGTACGTTTAACCGTATCGAGGAGTGCGCTGCTGACCTCAAATACCGTCTCAGGGGATCCATAGTTTCTTACAATTTCCCTGGCATCCTCTGAGAATGGGTTTATGAAAAGTGAAGACACCATGTTTAAACTGTTTACTGATATGACCCATAAAGATATGGGTACATGCTTCACAGTTACCATGATATAGCAGTTCAGCAAGGATTCTGCCCAGAAGCCATGAAAGGGCACATATAAACCTTGATGTTCTGAAGGGGCCCCTGAACTGGTTCCATGAAAATGGAGATGGTTTTAAATTCCCTCACATAAATTTATATAGAGGTAAACCGTAAATTTAAACTGTATCTTAATGATATTACCCCATCTTATTCTAACCCGTTTCATGATTCAAGGAGGAGTTTGAGTTGAGCAAAGTATTTATCACCTGCGCACTTCCCTATGCCAATGGGCCCACGCATCTCGGTCATCTGAGGTCAACCTACATACCCGCAGATATATATGCAAGGTACAGGCGGCTGCGGGGTGACGATGTCCTGTTTGTGTGCGCCACAGATGAACACGGGACACCCATAGCCGTCAAGGCAGAGAGTGAGGGCCTGGAACCCATTGAAGTTGCCACACGGTACCATGATATGATAAAACGCGACCTTGAGGAATGCGACATATCCTTTGACAGTTTCACAAGGACAACCGATGAGCTGCACTACGACATAGCCCAGAATTTCTTCCTGAAACTCTATGAGAAGGGTTACATATACGAGAAGGACATAAAGCAGCTCTACTGCAACAGCTGCCAGCGTTTCCTCCCGGATAGATACGTTGAGGGGACCTGTCCCCACTGCGGAGGTGAGGGTGCCCGTGGAGACCACTGCGAGAGCTGTGGAAGGCACCTTGAACCCCTCCAGCTTGAGGATCCCATGTGCATGGTGTGCGGGTCGGAGCCAGTGGTGAGGGATTCAAGGCACTACTTCTTCCGCCTCAGCCAGTTCCAGGATGAACTCATGGAATGGATTGAGGAATCAGATATGCCCTCAAATGTCAAGAACTATGCCCTGCAGTGGCTCAGGGAGGGCCTCAGGGACTGGATACTCACAAGGGACATGGACTGGGGGGTCCCTGTACCCCTTGAGGGAAATGATGGTAAGATAATCTATGTCTGGGGTGAGGCCTTCCTCGGATACATTTCATCTGCTGCAACCTGGAGCAGAAGAACCGAAAGGCCCTGGAGGGACTACTGGGATGCAGGCGCAGTTCACTTCATAGGAAAGGACATAATATACCACCACGCCATATTCTGGCCTGCCCTGCTCATGGCCTACGGGTGCAGAACTCCTGAGAACATCATAGCCGGGGAGTACCTCTCACTTGAGGGGAGGAAGATGTCCACCAGTAAGAACTGGGTTGTCTGGACATCAGATTTCCTTGAAAGATTCCCCAGGGACCTTCTGAGGTACTACCTCACAGTCAACGCCCCCCTGACCAGGGACACCGATTTCTCATGGGACGACTTCCAGAGGAGGGTCAACGATGAACTGGCGGATGTCCTTGGAAACTTCCTCCACCGGACATTCTCCTTCACAGGGAGGTTCTTTGATGGCAGGGTACCTGAACCATCAGAACTCACACCAGAGGACGAGGAGTTCCTCAACTCCATAAGAAGAGCCCCTGATACTGTGGGTGAGCTCCTGGAGAACTTCCAGTTCAGGGACGCCATGATGTCAGTGATTAAACTTGCAAAGAAGGGTAACAAGTACTTCAACGATCAGGAACCATGGAAGGCCATTAAGGAGTCACCTGAGAGGGCCTCAACATGCCTCTACCTCTGTAATCTCCTTGCGGCCAACCTCGGGAAACTCCTAATGCCCTTCATGCCGTCCTCAGCAGAGAGGGTGCTCTCCATCATGAACATGGAGGATGAATCATGGGGCTTTCATGAACCTGAACCGGGTAGGGTCGTAGAGAAGGCCCGGCCCCTCTTCTCAAAGATACCCGATGAGGTAATCGAGGAGGAGAAATCAAAACTCATCAAGGAGGAGGATAGTGTGTCTGAAACCGTGACAATCGATGACTTTGCAGCCCTGGACATCAGGGTGGGTATTATAAGATCAGCTGAGAGAATAGAGGGGTCAGATAAGCTCCTCAAACTCATGATAGACGTGGGTGAAAGGGAAATGCAGGTGGTTGCGGGTCTTGCAGAGAAGTACAGCCCCGAGGATCTCCTTGAAAGGAAGGTTACCGTCCTTGCCAACCTCAAACCCGCCAGACTCTTTGGTGTTAAATCTGAGGGTATGGTCCTTGCAACCGGTGAATCACTGAACATACTGGACCCCGGTGATGCAGGTATCGGTGAACGGATAATGTAGATGTGATACAACCTTCTGATAATTCGGTATGCTGTGCCTGGCTGGAGAATAGTATGAACGAATCAGGTCTAATTGCAAGGTCAGAAAGGTTTCTGGAGGGTATAAGGGATAGAAGGATCTCTGAAGACGATCTTAAGTCGCCGGAAGCACTCCTTAATCTTTACATCTACCTCCGGGGAAACCTTGAGGAGCTTCAGGATCTGAAGGAGGCCATGGAGCTGAGGGGCTTCAAGTACCCCTTCAGGTCAATATCCGGGTACAGCACCCACCAGTCCCCTGAAATCGCTGAGGACATCCATGACATAAAGAGGCACGCCCAGTACTTCCGCATGAAGGCATCTGTAAAGAAGAACCTCCTTGACAGGGTTAACTCCGCAATCTCATCCCACAGGATAGCCCTTGGTAACATTGAGGAGTACGTTTTCCTCACGTGCCATGAATGTTCAAGGACCCTGCGGCTGGGGGAGGTGGAGCTCCATGACCCGGCAGGGGGTGTTGAATGCCCCTGCGGATCAGATAACCTGAAGGTCAGGTTCAATGACCGGGCACTCTCCAGGCCGGAGATAATACCGCACCTCCCCCTCTCAGGGGATTACATGGTGAAGATGTCCGAGCTGAGCCTCTGGGCCAGAAAGGCCCTCAAGAAGATAATGAGGCTACTTAAAAATGAAAAGAAGGGGGCTGTAAGATCGGCCACCCTGGTTATAAGGGTCCTTGAGGATGGTAGGTGGATCAGAAGGCGCATAACCCTTGACAGTGAGGATGATGACTACGAGAGGATGCTGAGGCAGAGGTATGGGCCAAATGTGAGGGTGGAGCTGATACAGTTCCACAGGAAAAAATCCAGCATAGTGAATGACAGGTACACGAGGACCGCCCTTGCACTTGCATATGCCGGGCTATCCCAGAGGATAATAGATGAGATACGGGATGCGGTCTACAGGGAAAACCTGAGGGATTACGATGCCGTGGAGAGGTACCTGGAGATAGTCTTTGATGCCAGAACATATTCACCTGATCTCAGGATTTCCGAGGATGAACTCAGTGAGGTCCGATTGCAGAGGATGCACAGGCTAATCCATGAAGCAGGTCTTGGTGATGAGAACGGTAACCTGAACCCCCTGCTAAAGGAGGACCTGGAGACAATGGAGGAACTCAAGAGGGAGGTCTTCAGGGATGTTCCCGTGAACCTCATTCTCTGGGACGTTGCCTTTTACTACCTTGGAACATCCCTGGACCGCCGCTCCAAGTATTCTGGCCCCTTCCCCAACCTCAGACCCGTACTTGACAGGACACAGGTGAGGACCTTCGATGAGTTCAGTGAGGACGCCCTGGAACTCCTCAGAGGGTACTGGAACTGTGGAATGGTCTACATTGAGAACCTGGGGGATGTTCTCCTGAGGAAATTTGAAATTGAGGAGAAAATGAAGGGCCTGCACATGAAACCTGACCCCCTTGCATTTGGTGCTGCTGTGCTGCACATGGAGGCAGGTATTGATGCTGAAACATGCGCCGAACTCTTTCATGTGAATGTGGAGGACGTGGCCGATGAGGAGAGGAGCATTGAAAACCTGGGTAAGCCATCTACCGACAGGGCTAAAATGTTTCTTAACCTTATAAAAGGTGATTGAGTGGTTTTATGGCAGAAAAGATCCATTTGAATCAGCCCCTTACTTCAAGGCGGATAATTGAGATCCTTGAGAATAATCCTGACCTCAAGAAGATCACATGCCCCATAAGCCTCTATCACCGCACATCAAAGAGGTATCTTGAGGCCCTTGAGGAACTTGGAGTGGAGGTTGAACCCGTTAAGAGAATCGGGAGACCCCGGAAGTACACAGAAAAGGACGTTAAGATGGTTCAGAAACTTTTAAGGGAGGGTAAAACTCCAAAACAGATTTCGGGTATCACAGATATACCTCTGAAGACCGTCTACTATCTCAAGGGTGATATGAAACTGAAACGGGGCAAGAAGAGGAAGTATGACAAGAACACGCGCCTCAGAGTTCGTGAAATGGCCAGAAAGGGCGTTCCAGCCAGAAAGATTTCTGATGAGCTGGGGATACCCCTCAGAACAGTATACTATATAGTTAAGAATGGCTGATTATCTGAAAATTTATAAATGAATGGGTGCAGTTAATACTATAGGATAAAGCCGGTGATTTTATGGTTCTGAACTTTACACTTGAATATCCATCTGTACTTATCGTATCAATAATCTGCTGTATCATCTCATTTACATCAACGTATACAGTTATGCCAAAGCTCATAAGTAAACTCAAGGATGCCAACGTCGTTGGAAACGACATACATAAAATTTCAAAGCCCATCGTCGCGGAGATGGGTGGTATCGGGATACTCTTTGGGTTCACGATAGGAATGTTTCTCGGTATGTACTTTTTCCCGCGCCTCCACTACGAACTCATGGTGACGCTCCTTGTGATACTCCTCGTGGGTATAGTGGGGATGGTTGATGACCTTGTGAGGCTATCATCACGTGAAAAACTCTTCCTTCTATTCCTTGCAGGTCTCCCCATAATATGGGTGGCCCCCCCCAACGTTGGGATACTCTACATGATCATGATGCCCATTGCAGTCTCAATAGCATCAAACCTCACTAACATGCTGGCAGGCCTGAATGGTATTGAATCCGGTCTGGGTTCAATCGCAATGATATCCCTCACCGCCTCATGTATCATAATGGGCAAATACAATGTCTCCATAATAACCATGGCAATGCTCGGGGCCCTCCTGGCGTTCCTCATCTACAACAGGTACCCATCTAGGGTATTCCCCGGGGACGTGGGAACCCTAATAATAGGGGCCTGCATAGCCTCTGTTGCATTCATAGGTAGGATAAAGATAATAGCACTCATCGTCCTCCTCCCCAACATCATAGACGGTCTCCTGAAGTTCTACAGCGCAGGTGTCGTTGAGAGGCACAGGCACAGCCCCACAGAAATCTCAGAGGACGGTAAACTCATAGTACCCCCTGAGGGATTCAACTCCCTCATAAGGTGGATACTGAGAAGACCCATGACCGAGAAGAGGGTTGTGATGATAGTGTGGTCAATTGGGGTATTCTTCGGGGCCCTTGGGGTTATACTTGCATTCATACTCCCTCTGGACCCCTTCTAAGAATTTCTATGATGAGAAACTTTAGAACCTCAAGTGTTCAGGTACTAAGTCACCCGTCAGAGGCTTTAGGACCTGTTGTTGAGGTACCTCACAGCATATTATCTGCTTTTCTGACCTCAGAAACTGTAGAGCTTGTTGAGGAGCTCAAGGGTAACGGACTCCATCTCCCTCTCATCCAGTTTCTGGAATATTTCAACAGCCCCCCTGAAACCTGATGCAACACCCTCAGGGTTGTTCTCTATAAAGTCGAGGACCCCCATGAGGACCATTACAACGGCAAGTCCCATATCATTGTTTGTATTTTTGAAAAGATCCTCTGCCTTCTTAAGGTACTTTCTTGACTCGCTGAAATCCTCATTTTTAAGTGAATAGGCCCCCAGGAGCAGGAGCAATGACGCCTCTGTGGCTGTATCGCCAATATCCCTTGCAATCTGGTAGGCCTCCCTTATCTGGGATATGGAGTCCTCATAGGACTGTGACTGGTACATTGTAAGTGATTCAACCCTTTCCACGAGTCTGTCCAGGAATGGCTCGATGGCACCGAGGTCCACCTCTGCCATCTCAGGTTCAGCCTCCTCCTGGAGGCGGTTGAGGCTTGCTATATCTATGGCCTCCCTGATCTTTTCGACCTCCTTGATCTTTTCCCTCAGATCCTTTCTGAGTGGTGAATTAACAGAGTTATAAATCCGGAGCGCCTCCTTAAAGTACTCCATTGCAGTCTTGATTTTCCTATCACTGAGGTAGACGTCACCCATGGAGTCGAGGGCAAAAGCCATGAGCTCCTCGTCATTCATGTCCGAGGCCACCTTGTAGGCCCTTTCAAGGTAATCAAGTGCCTCACGGGTATCGCCCTCATCAGCATAAAAGGTGGCTATCCTTATGAGGGTGTCAAATTCCTCCTCAAGGAGTTCCTCAAGTTTGCGCAGGTACTTCTCCAGTGATTCGCCGCCCTCATCTCCCTTGAGAAAATCAAATATGCTCAGAATAATTAATATCATCTTCACAGCCCCGGATGTTCTAATAAAATATTATGTGGATATTAATTTAAATAGATATCCGCTAAAAGGAATCTGACAGTTAAACATCAGCCCATTGGAAATCTACAGCCAGAATCACCCCACAAATAAAAAGACATTAAGGAGTACCATCAGCCCACCAGAAGACCCTGTTCACCTATCCTGTAGGGCGCCTCCCTGGTCCCTGAGGGGGTACTGGCAGATATCATGGAGCCATCCATGCGGATATGCACATCAAAGAGGTCAGGGATCGCATTCTCTATTTCTGGATCAGCAACCCCCTCTGTGTAGGCCACCAGTCCTATTCCTTTAGCCTCCCTCACACGGTTATTGTAGGCCTTGAGCACCCTGAGCACAAGCCGCGGGGGGTTGAATGCCAGGAGAATTGATGCAGAGTCAAATGCTGAAAGGAATATGGCTGATTCCTGGTAGAGGCTCCTTGTGGCTATACCGACCTTGACCATGAGGTCTGTGGTGTTCTGAAGGGCCGAATACCTTATGTTCCCTGAATCCTGGGGTTTACCACCTCCAAGTCCTGTTGGGAGATCAATTACATGCATTTTATCACTGAAGGTCTGGATGAACCAGTTAAAGGCCATCGTATTCCTCTGCAGGTCCCTGTAACCATATTCTGCCGCTATGAAGAGACATGGGTTTCCAGCCTGGAGTCCCCTGTAGATGAACTCCATTGCAAGTACGGATTTGCCTGCCTTGGGGGGACCTGTGACCAGCATGACTGAACCAGGCTCCAGTTCACCCAGGATATCATCAAGTCCAGCTATACCGGTGGTGTAGTTCTCACTCATGATATCCCTCATGGGTTGACCTTAAGGCCCTTATCGTCTATGGTGTAGGGGGCACTGGCCCTTCCGACTCCTATCATGGCCTCAACTGTAAGTTCAGATCCATCGAGGTGTATTATGTTATCCACAACTGCCTTGAGCATGGTCTCAACCTTGGGGTCTGCTGATCCCTCGGTGTAGGTGACAATGGCAGTTCCGCCAGCGTCCTTGATCCTCATTATGTATGCTGTGAGGACTCGGACTATCAGCATCTCATCATTGAATGCCATTAGAGTTGTGAGGGAGTCCAGGACAGACCTGAATATGCTGTAGCCTGCAGTTATGTTCCTTATGGCAACCCCCAGTTTCACCATTATATCGGTAGGGTTATTCACAGATGATGAAAGATAGGTGTTGCCAGCATCAGATGCAGGTCCTGAGATGCTTGATATCGCGTCTATCACATATAGGAGTTCATTCTCCATGTAACTCTCAGCATCCATACCAAGAACCTGCATGTTCCTCTTGAGGTCCGCCAGGCCATAGTCTGTGGATATATAGAGACAGGGTTCACCCCTATCAGCACCCCCAGCCGCGAAACCATAACTGAATATTGATTTACCAACCTTCGGGGGCCCATAGACAAGTGTAACAGTATTTTCAGGGATCGCACCCCCACCAATGAGTTCATCAAGGCCCCTTATTCCTGAGGGAATTCTAACAATCATTTAACCACCATAGAGAAGTCCGAGGAGGGTTTCAAGTGCTTCTTTAACTCCCAATCCCTCTTTGAGTGAAACAGGTATTATAGGGACATCACCTCCAAGCTTCATCCTTGTTCTTATCTCATCAGGTGAGAGTGCCCCTGGAAGGTCCTGTTTATTGGCAACCACAACCTTTGGTATGGCCTCTGCCCTTGTCTTTCTTATCATCTCCTTGGCCCTAGCGAAGGTTTCAGGTGCGGTTGAGTCCACAAGTATGAATGCCCCAACAGCCTCCCTTGAGAGAACATCCAGTATTAGGTCGAATCTCTCCTGTCCTGGTGTACCGAAGATATCCGCCATGAACCCCTTATACTCGAGGTGACCTATGTCCATTGCAATGGTCGTTGGGAACGCCGAGAGGGCCTTTCTGTCAACAGAAACTGCTTTTGTGGATATGGACTTCACAAATGTGGATTTCCCTGAATTGTAGGGACCAGTCACCAGTATCTTGGGCACATAGACCTTAACTCCACCTGGCTGTACAACAAAGAAGAGAACCATGGTTTCAGGGGGCTTGGACCAGTCAGAATGGGCAACCATGAACCCCTGTCCTATTATGACCCTCTCCTCAATGGTCCTCAGATCAACGACACAGTCCATCAGTGATCTCAGTTTATCCATCAGCTCCCTTTCATAGTCCCATTCAGTGAAGAGGTAGACAAGGTTGACATCCAGTTCAGAGGCCCTCCTGTTCCATGCCTCAACAATTTCAAGGGTCTCACCGTTGCCCAGGTAATCTATTATTACAGATAGGCAGTTTATTACCCCCACACCACCAGGAATATCCTCTATTGCACTCAGAACTGTTTCCTTTATCTCTGAGTAATCACTGACAGTGTAACGCTCCTCTGATGGCATTCCAAGGAAGGGCGAACTTCCATCAACAAAAAACATGTTCCCATTCTCAATGTGGGCCTCTATGTCCCAGCCATAGGATCTGAATTCATATATTATGCTCTCAGGTTCCTCAACGTTGGTGAATATGAACCCCTTCCCACCCTCACCAAGGCGCCCGTTGAGCATCTGGTAACCGAATGCCTCATAGTCAACTCCGGGGGATGCCGAGAACATCACAGAAGCCCCCTCCCTCACTCCGCCGCCCAGGAGGTCGTCGAGTTTCGGGATGTAAGTCCTCTTCATGTTCACATCTCCCTTAGAATTTCATCAACCTGCGCTGCCCTTGAATCCATTTCAAAGAGCAGCAGACCAAGCTGTGCCTCCGGTTCTGCCAGGGCCGTGAATATGGCCTTCTCACCTGCAGGTTTGAGAATGATTATACCCTTCTCGGTTCTCACGGTTATCTCAGAAACGCCGCCAGTGTTCATCTGCCCTGATGCCGCCTCTGCAGCACCCATTATGGTTGAACAGAGGGCTGAGAATATCCTGGCATCAACATCTGGAGGTGTCCGTGCGTTTATGAGCAGCCCTTCCTTTGAAACAATACCTGCAGCCCTTATCTGACCGACCTGCATAAAAGCAGAGAGCACATCATCCAGTTTTTCCTTCTTTGTTTTGGCCATCAATACACCCCAGTGACTCGGTAACCGGTATCAGGAAGTGTCCCCGGCGATGAGTATTACAGTTTAATTATGTTGTTAACCCTTTATATCAGTTTACATCTGGCTACGGTGTAATCTAATGAGGAACCCACACCGCCTCAGATGTTGTGAAGACGTAGTGATATGAAAAGGCAGGGTTGTGGTAGGTACCGGTCAGGTTCTCTGTCCTGAAGGTCCGTGAGATGGATCTCCTCATACAGAAGTTCACCCTGTCAGAGAGGGACTCCCTCAGGAAAGACTCCATAGGTGGGCCAGAGAGCCATGCCCTCAGACGGAACTTCCTCCGCCCGTATGTGCTATTGTAGCCCTCGTCAATCATCTCAACCCTCAGAACCCTGACACCTGATGGCTGGAGTAGGGCCGGCTTCTGGTTCTGGTACTCTTCAAAGGTAACAGCAGGGTAGACTGCAAGGGTGTCAGTAGTAACCCCCTCCAGGGCCCCTGTTTTAGCAGCTGAATGGGCCGCCAGGAGTTCAAGCTGCATTCCAGCCTGACCAGAGATGAGTATGGCAATGAGGAGCCCGGCACCTGTAAGTAGCAGGTACTCAAGGGGTACCTGCCCTCCAGTGCAGCCATAGATATTATCTGCCCTCAGATTTGTCACAGATGAACCCCCCAGAGACTCCTCGTAGATATATCCAAGCTCAGAGCCTCACCTCCGAGACCATGAGGAGGGTCCTGTTATTTCTGCATGTGTTCCGTATTGAGTATTTCCTGCCTGCCTCAAGGTTAATTGATGCAGGGTTCCCCCTTGAGTCCGCAATGATAACAGGGCATATATCTGAGAACCCCCTGTAACCATCCGCCCAGCCATAGACCCCGGTTGAGTTGACCCTCAGCCTGTAGGCTGATGTGTGGTTGAGACGTGGTGGGA
Encoded proteins:
- a CDS encoding multidrug transporter produces the protein MVLNFTLEYPSVLIVSIICCIISFTSTYTVMPKLISKLKDANVVGNDIHKISKPIVAEMGGIGILFGFTIGMFLGMYFFPRLHYELMVTLLVILLVGIVGMVDDLVRLSSREKLFLLFLAGLPIIWVAPPNVGILYMIMMPIAVSIASNLTNMLAGLNGIESGLGSIAMISLTASCIIMGKYNVSIITMAMLGALLAFLIYNRYPSRVFPGDVGTLIIGACIASVAFIGRIKIIALIVLLPNIIDGLLKFYSAGVVERHRHSPTEISEDGKLIVPPEGFNSLIRWILRRPMTEKRVVMIVWSIGVFFGALGVILAFILPLDPF
- a CDS encoding DUF1699 family protein; this encodes MAEKIHLNQPLTSRRIIEILENNPDLKKITCPISLYHRTSKRYLEALEELGVEVEPVKRIGRPRKYTEKDVKMVQKLLREGKTPKQISGITDIPLKTVYYLKGDMKLKRGKKRKYDKNTRLRVREMARKGVPARKISDELGIPLRTVYYIVKNG
- the metG gene encoding methionine--tRNA ligase, which produces MSKVFITCALPYANGPTHLGHLRSTYIPADIYARYRRLRGDDVLFVCATDEHGTPIAVKAESEGLEPIEVATRYHDMIKRDLEECDISFDSFTRTTDELHYDIAQNFFLKLYEKGYIYEKDIKQLYCNSCQRFLPDRYVEGTCPHCGGEGARGDHCESCGRHLEPLQLEDPMCMVCGSEPVVRDSRHYFFRLSQFQDELMEWIEESDMPSNVKNYALQWLREGLRDWILTRDMDWGVPVPLEGNDGKIIYVWGEAFLGYISSAATWSRRTERPWRDYWDAGAVHFIGKDIIYHHAIFWPALLMAYGCRTPENIIAGEYLSLEGRKMSTSKNWVVWTSDFLERFPRDLLRYYLTVNAPLTRDTDFSWDDFQRRVNDELADVLGNFLHRTFSFTGRFFDGRVPEPSELTPEDEEFLNSIRRAPDTVGELLENFQFRDAMMSVIKLAKKGNKYFNDQEPWKAIKESPERASTCLYLCNLLAANLGKLLMPFMPSSAERVLSIMNMEDESWGFHEPEPGRVVEKARPLFSKIPDEVIEEEKSKLIKEEDSVSETVTIDDFAALDIRVGIIRSAERIEGSDKLLKLMIDVGEREMQVVAGLAEKYSPEDLLERKVTVLANLKPARLFGVKSEGMVLATGESLNILDPGDAGIGERIM
- a CDS encoding DNA primase, with the translated sequence MVSSLFINPFSEDAREIVRNYGSPETVFEVSSALLDTVKRTRGQNLDDNSLLPGSIGDLAIKRLEWYLRRQRRGFDHGDYAYLMNPEIEEYDVIAFYVLAQAAGAGFRRGSREVRLVVESTGALVEDRFRILGGERDEIIEEVLIELGSEGTSWMELSELIGSGKLRLTDLILHRGRVVIDEDEFLMTFQDLITDRDPRSLYEALVGLELKETMISRIIMQKTEEYIERVAEMSSTVEPHPIILETAERIRETVNEVTSFRGGPVKSAGPGKLVPDAFPPCIRGTLDGVKSGNRNDAIVLLLTSFISYARLYPSVFRDRTPLKVSDLDPELRVIREEILPIIYGAAERCEPPLFEDDPQEKLNITAKLGFGVHDEPEPEHEGESKWYTPMSCEKIKIHLPDLCRPDELCRRITNPLTYYNRKRWELHRGKSEQEGED
- a CDS encoding tetratricopeptide repeat protein is translated as MILIILSIFDFLKGDEGGESLEKYLRKLEELLEEEFDTLIRIATFYADEGDTREALDYLERAYKVASDMNDEELMAFALDSMGDVYLSDRKIKTAMEYFKEALRIYNSVNSPLRKDLREKIKEVEKIREAIDIASLNRLQEEAEPEMAEVDLGAIEPFLDRLVERVESLTMYQSQSYEDSISQIREAYQIARDIGDTATEASLLLLLGAYSLKNEDFSESRKYLKKAEDLFKNTNNDMGLAVVMVLMGVLDFIENNPEGVASGFRGAVEIFQKLDEREMESVTLELLNKLYSF
- the priS gene encoding DNA primase catalytic subunit PriS; the protein is MFEAATPLERKRYYREEWDVRKLPEFIARNIHMREFGFDHTGRGPSDRYRVFDDEKRLSRFMRARFPFAAYSSVAFYREPGKRRGWQRSELIFDVDAKDLPVRSCDCEGVCETCLDEARELVLMMVDTLRGDLGLGDVHVVYSGRGYHIRVLDPGVMELGSEVRAEILRYTAGARRPRRKFIHSGESYEMEHFSIPLGYHRVFTERAKHVFLHMRGDERIENVTARTVREVVKNRELLLEDRWGEFKRRIGPRVYPRLVAGIAGINMKMVDAKVTIDLKRILRLPTSLHSKVSMICMEVKNPETFDPLKSAVP
- a CDS encoding RAD55 family ATPase, which gives rise to MRDIMSENYTTGIAGLDDILGELEPGSVMLVTGPPKAGKSVLAMEFIYRGLQAGNPCLFIAAEYGYRDLQRNTMAFNWFIQTFSDKMHVIDLPTGLGGGKPQDSGNIRYSALQNTTDLMVKVGIATRSLYQESAIFLSAFDSASILLAFNPPRLVLRVLKAYNNRVREAKGIGLVAYTEGVADPEIENAIPDLFDVHIRMDGSMISASTPSGTREAPYRIGEQGLLVG
- a CDS encoding DUF530 domain-containing protein; this translates as MNESGLIARSERFLEGIRDRRISEDDLKSPEALLNLYIYLRGNLEELQDLKEAMELRGFKYPFRSISGYSTHQSPEIAEDIHDIKRHAQYFRMKASVKKNLLDRVNSAISSHRIALGNIEEYVFLTCHECSRTLRLGEVELHDPAGGVECPCGSDNLKVRFNDRALSRPEIIPHLPLSGDYMVKMSELSLWARKALKKIMRLLKNEKKGAVRSATLVIRVLEDGRWIRRRITLDSEDDDYERMLRQRYGPNVRVELIQFHRKKSSIVNDRYTRTALALAYAGLSQRIIDEIRDAVYRENLRDYDAVERYLEIVFDARTYSPDLRISEDELSEVRLQRMHRLIHEAGLGDENGNLNPLLKEDLETMEELKREVFRDVPVNLILWDVAFYYLGTSLDRRSKYSGPFPNLRPVLDRTQVRTFDEFSEDALELLRGYWNCGMVYIENLGDVLLRKFEIEEKMKGLHMKPDPLAFGAAVLHMEAGIDAETCAELFHVNVEDVADEERSIENLGKPSTDRAKMFLNLIKGD